In Curtobacterium sp. L6-1, a genomic segment contains:
- a CDS encoding NADH:flavin oxidoreductase/NADH oxidase, translating into MTHALFDPITLRGLEIRNRVWIPPMCQYMVEAQDGVPTPWHLVHLGGLARGGAGAVVVEATGVVPEGRISPQDLGLWNDEQRDAFRPITDFVHSQGAVAGIQLAHAGRKASTSRGWGPSAGAGTVGADQGGWQPVGPSPIAFPGLATPTELTAEGIAEVVRAFAASARRAVDAGFDLLELHGAHGYLLHEFLSPLSNERNDQYGGSLENRARALLETVDAVRAEVGEDVPLVVRLSATDWVEGGWDLPETEQVSAWLGEHGVDLVSVSTGGNVADAAIPVGPGYQLPFATAIRQATGVPVAAVGMIDDPFQAEQIVALGQADVVLVGRGALRDPNFPIRAAQALRVDLPYRPAPYERAYR; encoded by the coding sequence GTGACCCACGCACTCTTCGACCCCATCACCCTCCGCGGCCTCGAGATCCGGAACCGCGTGTGGATCCCGCCGATGTGCCAGTACATGGTGGAGGCCCAGGACGGCGTCCCGACGCCGTGGCACCTCGTGCACCTCGGCGGCCTCGCCCGCGGTGGAGCCGGCGCCGTGGTCGTCGAGGCCACCGGCGTCGTCCCCGAGGGCCGCATCAGCCCGCAGGACCTCGGCCTGTGGAACGACGAGCAGCGGGACGCCTTCCGCCCGATCACCGACTTCGTCCACAGCCAGGGCGCGGTCGCGGGCATCCAGCTCGCGCACGCCGGACGCAAGGCCTCGACGAGCCGCGGGTGGGGTCCCTCCGCGGGCGCCGGCACGGTCGGCGCGGACCAGGGCGGCTGGCAGCCGGTCGGCCCGTCGCCGATCGCGTTCCCGGGTCTGGCGACGCCGACCGAGCTCACGGCCGAGGGCATCGCCGAGGTCGTCCGCGCCTTCGCGGCGTCGGCCCGCCGGGCGGTCGACGCCGGGTTCGACCTGCTCGAGCTGCACGGCGCCCACGGGTACCTGCTGCACGAGTTCCTCTCGCCGCTGTCGAACGAGCGCAACGACCAGTACGGCGGCTCGCTCGAGAACCGTGCGCGTGCGCTCCTCGAGACCGTCGACGCCGTCCGTGCCGAGGTCGGCGAGGACGTCCCGCTCGTGGTCCGGCTGTCGGCGACCGACTGGGTCGAGGGCGGCTGGGACCTGCCGGAGACCGAGCAGGTGTCCGCGTGGCTCGGGGAGCACGGCGTCGACCTGGTGTCGGTGTCCACCGGCGGCAACGTCGCGGACGCCGCGATCCCGGTCGGGCCGGGCTACCAGCTGCCCTTCGCGACGGCGATCCGCCAGGCCACCGGGGTGCCGGTCGCCGCGGTGGGGATGATCGACGACCCGTTCCAGGCCGAGCAGATCGTCGCGCTCGGCCAGGCGGACGTGGTCCTCGTCGGCCGCGGTGCCCTGCGCGACCCGAACTTCCCGATCCGGGCGGCGCAGGCGCTCCGCGTCGACCTGCCGTACCGGCCCGCACCGTACGAGCGCGCCTACCGCTGA
- the pgi gene encoding glucose-6-phosphate isomerase, giving the protein MTEPAPVDPTSTAGWKQLDGIAAGFSPDLRGWFDADPGRAEKYTFQAADLTVDLSKGLVTEEILQALLQVAQDTGVAERYQAMISGERINVTEDRAVLHTALRRPRATEGLEPAAPLTVAGQDVDADVHATLDKVYGFAEQVRSGAWTGVTGKRIETVVNIGIGGSDLGPVMVYEALKPYVQQGLEARFVSNIDPADIHEKTADLDPETTLFIVASKTFGTLETLTNARLARQWLWAGLGLADAGDDEKKDAVAKHFVAVSTALDKVAAFGIDPENAFGFWDWVGGRYSVDSAIGTSVVIAVGKENWEQFLAGFHAIDEHMRTTPLERNVPVLMGLLNVWYTNFLGAQTHAVLPYTQYLHRFPAYLQQLTMESNGKRVRWDGSDVVTDTGEVFWGEPGTNGQHAFYQLIHQGTRLIPADFITVAKPAHALADQTGDGAAVQPGQDVHALFLANFFAQSKALAFGKTADEVRAEGTTDEMIVAARTFTGNKPSTSILAPELTPSVLGQLIALYEHIVFTEGTIWGIDSFDQWGVELGKQLALQIAPAVDGDQEALDAQDSSTKALIAKYLELRG; this is encoded by the coding sequence GTGACCGAACCCGCACCCGTCGACCCCACATCGACCGCAGGATGGAAGCAGCTCGACGGCATCGCCGCCGGCTTCTCCCCGGACCTCCGAGGGTGGTTCGACGCCGACCCCGGTCGTGCCGAGAAGTACACCTTCCAGGCCGCGGACCTCACCGTCGACCTGTCCAAGGGCCTCGTGACCGAGGAGATCCTGCAGGCGCTCCTGCAGGTCGCACAGGACACGGGCGTCGCCGAGCGCTACCAGGCGATGATCTCGGGCGAGCGCATCAACGTGACCGAGGACCGTGCCGTCCTGCACACCGCGCTCCGCCGGCCGCGGGCGACCGAGGGCCTCGAGCCCGCCGCGCCGCTGACCGTCGCCGGCCAGGACGTCGACGCCGACGTGCACGCCACCCTCGACAAGGTCTACGGCTTCGCCGAGCAGGTCCGCTCCGGCGCCTGGACGGGCGTCACCGGCAAGCGCATCGAGACCGTCGTCAACATCGGCATCGGCGGCTCCGACCTCGGTCCGGTCATGGTCTACGAAGCCCTCAAGCCGTACGTGCAGCAGGGGCTCGAGGCGCGCTTCGTCTCGAACATCGACCCCGCCGACATCCACGAGAAGACCGCGGACCTCGACCCCGAGACCACGCTGTTCATCGTCGCGTCGAAGACCTTCGGGACCCTCGAGACGCTGACGAACGCGCGCCTCGCCCGGCAGTGGCTGTGGGCCGGGCTCGGCCTCGCCGACGCCGGCGACGACGAGAAGAAGGACGCCGTCGCGAAGCACTTCGTCGCCGTCTCGACCGCGCTCGACAAGGTCGCCGCGTTCGGCATCGACCCCGAGAACGCCTTCGGGTTCTGGGACTGGGTGGGCGGCCGGTACTCGGTCGACTCCGCCATCGGCACGAGCGTCGTCATCGCCGTCGGCAAGGAGAACTGGGAGCAGTTCCTCGCCGGCTTCCACGCGATCGACGAGCACATGCGCACCACCCCGCTCGAGCGGAACGTGCCCGTCCTGATGGGCCTGCTCAACGTCTGGTACACGAACTTCCTCGGCGCCCAGACGCACGCGGTCCTGCCGTACACGCAGTACCTGCACCGCTTCCCGGCCTACCTGCAGCAGCTCACGATGGAGTCGAACGGCAAGCGCGTCCGCTGGGACGGCTCCGACGTGGTCACCGACACGGGCGAGGTCTTCTGGGGCGAGCCCGGCACGAACGGCCAGCACGCGTTCTACCAGCTCATCCACCAGGGCACGCGCCTGATCCCGGCCGACTTCATCACCGTCGCGAAGCCCGCGCACGCGCTGGCCGACCAGACCGGTGACGGCGCGGCCGTGCAGCCGGGTCAGGACGTCCACGCCCTGTTCCTGGCGAACTTCTTCGCCCAGTCGAAGGCGCTGGCGTTCGGCAAGACCGCCGACGAGGTCCGCGCCGAGGGAACCACCGACGAGATGATCGTCGCGGCGCGCACCTTCACCGGCAACAAGCCGAGCACGTCGATCCTGGCGCCGGAGCTCACCCCGAGCGTCCTCGGCCAGCTCATCGCCCTCTACGAGCACATCGTGTTCACCGAAGGCACGATCTGGGGCATCGACTCGTTCGACCAGTGGGGCGTGGAGCTCGGCAAGCAGCTGGCGCTGCAGATCGCCCCGGCGGTCGACGGCGACCAGGAGGCGCTCGACGCGCAGGACTCCTCGACGAAGGCACTCATCGCGAAGTACCTCGAGCTGCGCGGCTGA
- a CDS encoding class I SAM-dependent methyltransferase yields the protein MTAHPAPRSDAETFWTDRYGDSPIWSGRPNASLVDTVQPLAPGADTDGSGVPTALDLGSGEGGDALWLAAQGWRVTAVDIAPNALARGRAEAERVGLGARVTWVQADLAEWDTEERFDLVAASFLHSSVSFPRAAVLRRATTFVAPGGHLVVVGHAGSPSWASAEEHVHAEPLVGPEEQVEQLALGDGWTVEVAELRTRRITAPDGSPATLDDSVVRVRRA from the coding sequence ATGACCGCGCATCCCGCTCCCCGATCCGACGCCGAGACCTTCTGGACGGACCGCTACGGCGACTCGCCAATCTGGTCGGGACGCCCCAACGCGTCGCTCGTGGACACGGTGCAGCCGCTCGCGCCGGGTGCCGACACGGACGGCTCCGGCGTCCCCACTGCGCTCGACCTCGGCTCGGGTGAAGGCGGCGACGCCCTCTGGCTGGCGGCGCAGGGCTGGCGGGTGACGGCGGTCGACATCGCGCCGAACGCCCTCGCACGCGGTCGCGCCGAGGCCGAGCGCGTCGGGCTGGGGGCCCGGGTGACGTGGGTGCAGGCGGACCTCGCCGAGTGGGACACCGAGGAGCGCTTCGACCTCGTCGCGGCGTCGTTCCTGCACTCGTCGGTGTCGTTCCCGCGGGCGGCCGTGCTCCGGCGTGCGACGACGTTCGTCGCGCCGGGCGGTCACCTCGTGGTGGTCGGGCACGCGGGATCGCCGTCGTGGGCCTCCGCCGAGGAGCACGTGCACGCCGAGCCCCTGGTCGGGCCCGAGGAGCAGGTCGAGCAGCTCGCGCTCGGGGACGGCTGGACGGTCGAGGTCGCGGAGCTGCGGACCCGACGGATCACCGCGCCTGACGGCTCCCCGGCGACCCTGGACGACAGCGTCGTGCGGGTCCGGCGGGCCTGA
- a CDS encoding 3-oxoacyl-ACP synthase III has protein sequence MTERPLQDTPSAETERPGNATVRFRNAAILAVETTVADRVTTSADIEEKLRGVLRRLRLPMGLLERVAGVRERRNWGEGQSFQDAAIDAGRRAMAAAGIAPEEVGLLINTSVTRPHLEPSVAVRLHHGLGLPTSAINFDIANACLGFVNAMSVAAGMIDSGQIKYALIVDGEDADQVQLNTIDRLNQGGRNRKDFMSEFASLTLGSGAAAAVLGPADAHPTGHRIVGGVTRAATQWYDLCVGSVDGMFTDAKMLLKGGMELVVAAWNEARAHFDWTDMDRYVLHQVSDVHTNAFVAAINVPREKVPTTYERFGNVGPASIPITLADEVSRGSIRPGDRVFLGGVGSGINTAMMELRW, from the coding sequence ATGACCGAGCGGCCTCTGCAGGACACCCCGAGCGCCGAGACGGAGCGACCCGGCAACGCCACGGTCCGGTTCCGCAACGCCGCGATCCTCGCCGTCGAGACCACCGTCGCCGACCGCGTGACCACCTCCGCGGACATCGAGGAGAAGCTCCGCGGGGTGCTCCGACGCCTCCGCCTCCCGATGGGTCTGCTCGAGCGCGTCGCCGGTGTGCGCGAGCGCCGCAACTGGGGCGAAGGGCAGTCGTTCCAGGATGCCGCGATCGACGCCGGTCGTCGGGCGATGGCCGCAGCCGGCATCGCGCCGGAAGAGGTCGGCCTGCTCATCAACACCTCGGTGACCCGCCCGCACCTCGAGCCCTCGGTCGCCGTGCGGCTGCACCACGGCCTCGGTCTGCCCACGTCGGCGATCAACTTCGACATCGCGAACGCGTGCCTCGGCTTCGTGAACGCCATGAGCGTCGCCGCCGGCATGATCGACTCCGGCCAGATCAAGTACGCGCTCATCGTGGACGGCGAGGACGCCGACCAGGTGCAGCTCAACACGATCGACCGGCTCAACCAGGGCGGCCGGAACCGCAAGGACTTCATGAGCGAGTTCGCCAGCCTGACCCTCGGCTCCGGTGCCGCCGCCGCCGTGCTCGGCCCGGCGGACGCGCACCCGACCGGCCACCGGATCGTCGGCGGCGTCACCCGTGCCGCGACCCAGTGGTACGACCTGTGCGTCGGCAGCGTCGACGGCATGTTCACGGACGCGAAGATGCTGCTCAAGGGCGGCATGGAGCTCGTCGTCGCCGCCTGGAACGAGGCCCGCGCGCACTTCGACTGGACCGACATGGACCGCTACGTGCTCCACCAGGTCTCGGACGTGCACACGAACGCCTTCGTGGCCGCGATCAACGTGCCGCGGGAGAAGGTCCCGACGACGTACGAGCGCTTCGGCAACGTGGGCCCCGCCTCCATCCCGATCACCCTGGCGGACGAGGTCTCCCGTGGGTCCATCCGCCCCGGCGACCGCGTGTTCCTGGGCGGCGTGGGCTCCGGCATCAACACGGCGATGATGGAACTGCGCTGGTGA
- a CDS encoding alpha/beta fold hydrolase yields the protein MTSRLPRVAASTAPATLPPPLPGLDPAWSRLVTVPAVSLPGGASRPERTWHLLDTAAVLEERGLRPVGTLLCVHGNPTWSYLWRSVVARSLEVAAAGGPVWRVVAVDQLGMGFSERTGQDHLLADRVAELGDLTDVLGLAGPVVTLGHDWGGVVSLGWAVDHPDLVVAVTTCNTAVHQPDDAPIPAPLRLALRPQLLGRATVVTPAFLETTLAIAHPRLDRATADAYRAPYRGAARRGGVGGFVADIPVDAAHPSAPELDRIAAGVAALDVPALLLWGPRDPVFLERYLDDLAERLPQADVHRFEGAGHLLPDDADVAGTVLDWLGDHLPDGTVPAPAGSRLPADVDADADAGRPLWAHLTELRDSDGAALVEMAAAGGPRTITWRLLARRIDEVAAGLVDLGVRPGDRVSLLVTPGADLTAALYACIRVGAVVVVADAGLGLGGLTRAVRGAQPDWIIGALPGLAAARALGWPGRRIATLALPTPLRAALRVEHTLAAVARRGAARLAAGAVLPDAPASDAPAAVLFTSGSTGPAKGVVYTHGQLGAVRDALAGQYDVGVGTGLVAGFAPFALLGPALGARSVAPDMDVTAPRTLTARAVADAVAAADATVVFLSPAALANVVATASALTDDDRAALGHVRLFLSAGAPVPAALLTAATELMPNATAHSPYGMTEGLLMTDVDLEGVRAAASSSSSGICVGRPAASVRVRIAPLDRDGLATGALTDDPDVTGEIVVAAPHVRDHYDRLWRTDRASRLGVDDPRGHRTGDVGHLDATGQLWVEGRMQHVVTAPSGVVTPVGPEQRIEQVDGVGRAGVVGVGPSGTQQVVAVVETVPAARRPGLADAAVTEAVRAAAGVPIAAVLVVPVLPTDIRHNSKVDRARLSRWASSVLSGGRMARP from the coding sequence GTGACCTCGCGGTTGCCCCGCGTCGCCGCGAGCACGGCCCCGGCGACGCTCCCGCCGCCCCTGCCCGGGCTCGACCCGGCCTGGTCCCGGTTGGTCACGGTCCCGGCCGTGTCGCTGCCGGGAGGCGCCTCCCGCCCCGAGCGCACCTGGCACCTCCTCGACACGGCCGCGGTCCTCGAGGAGCGTGGCCTGCGGCCGGTCGGCACCCTGCTGTGCGTGCACGGCAACCCGACGTGGTCGTACCTCTGGCGCTCGGTCGTCGCACGCTCGCTCGAGGTCGCCGCCGCCGGCGGTCCGGTCTGGCGGGTCGTCGCCGTCGACCAGCTCGGCATGGGGTTCTCGGAGCGCACCGGCCAGGACCACCTGCTGGCCGACCGCGTCGCCGAACTCGGTGACCTGACCGACGTCCTCGGGCTCGCCGGCCCCGTCGTCACGCTCGGGCACGACTGGGGCGGGGTCGTCTCGCTCGGCTGGGCGGTCGACCACCCGGACCTCGTGGTCGCCGTGACGACCTGCAACACCGCCGTGCACCAGCCCGACGACGCGCCGATCCCGGCCCCGCTGCGGCTCGCGCTCCGACCGCAGCTGCTCGGCCGGGCGACGGTCGTGACGCCGGCGTTCCTCGAGACGACGCTCGCGATCGCGCACCCCCGGCTCGACCGGGCGACCGCGGACGCCTACCGCGCGCCCTACCGCGGTGCTGCCCGGCGTGGGGGCGTCGGCGGCTTCGTCGCGGACATCCCCGTCGACGCCGCCCACCCGAGCGCGCCCGAACTCGACCGCATAGCCGCGGGGGTCGCGGCGCTCGACGTCCCGGCGCTGCTGCTCTGGGGGCCGCGGGACCCCGTGTTCCTCGAGCGCTACCTCGACGACCTCGCCGAGCGCCTCCCGCAGGCGGACGTGCACCGGTTCGAGGGAGCCGGTCACCTGCTGCCGGACGACGCCGACGTGGCGGGGACCGTCCTCGACTGGCTGGGCGACCACCTGCCGGACGGCACCGTGCCCGCCCCGGCCGGGTCGCGCCTCCCGGCAGACGTAGACGCAGACGCCGACGCCGGTCGTCCGCTCTGGGCGCACCTGACGGAGCTGCGCGACAGCGACGGCGCGGCGCTCGTCGAGATGGCCGCCGCCGGCGGCCCCCGCACCATCACCTGGCGGCTGCTCGCCCGTCGGATCGACGAGGTCGCCGCCGGGCTTGTCGACCTCGGGGTCCGCCCGGGCGACCGCGTGTCCCTGCTCGTCACCCCCGGCGCCGACCTCACCGCGGCGCTGTACGCCTGCATCCGGGTGGGTGCGGTCGTCGTCGTCGCGGACGCCGGCCTCGGCCTCGGCGGTCTGACGCGCGCCGTCCGCGGTGCGCAACCGGACTGGATCATCGGCGCTCTGCCCGGCCTCGCCGCCGCGCGCGCCCTCGGCTGGCCCGGACGCCGGATCGCCACCCTGGCGCTGCCGACCCCGCTGCGCGCGGCACTGCGCGTCGAGCACACGCTCGCCGCGGTCGCACGACGGGGAGCCGCTCGCCTGGCTGCCGGTGCCGTGCTGCCGGACGCCCCCGCGTCCGACGCCCCGGCCGCCGTCCTGTTCACCTCCGGCTCCACCGGCCCCGCGAAGGGCGTCGTGTACACGCACGGCCAGCTCGGCGCGGTCCGGGACGCCCTCGCCGGGCAGTACGACGTCGGCGTCGGCACCGGCCTCGTCGCCGGGTTCGCCCCCTTCGCCCTCCTCGGACCCGCCCTCGGCGCCCGCTCCGTCGCACCCGACATGGACGTCACCGCGCCCCGGACGCTGACGGCACGTGCGGTCGCCGACGCCGTCGCCGCCGCGGACGCGACCGTGGTGTTCCTCTCACCGGCCGCGCTGGCGAACGTCGTCGCGACGGCGTCCGCGCTGACCGACGACGACCGCGCGGCCCTCGGGCACGTGCGGCTGTTCCTGTCTGCGGGCGCTCCCGTGCCGGCCGCGCTGCTGACCGCCGCGACCGAGCTCATGCCGAACGCCACCGCGCACTCGCCCTACGGCATGACCGAGGGCCTGCTCATGACCGACGTCGACCTGGAGGGCGTCCGCGCCGCCGCGTCGTCCTCGTCGTCGGGCATCTGCGTCGGCCGACCCGCCGCCTCCGTGCGCGTGCGCATCGCCCCGCTCGACCGCGACGGCCTGGCGACCGGTGCGCTCACCGACGACCCGGACGTCACCGGCGAGATCGTCGTCGCGGCGCCGCACGTGCGGGACCACTACGACCGGCTGTGGCGGACCGACCGGGCCTCGCGCCTGGGCGTCGACGACCCGCGGGGGCACCGCACCGGCGACGTCGGCCACCTCGACGCCACGGGGCAGCTCTGGGTCGAGGGCCGCATGCAGCACGTCGTCACCGCACCGTCCGGGGTCGTCACGCCCGTCGGTCCGGAGCAGCGCATCGAGCAGGTCGACGGCGTCGGCCGCGCCGGTGTCGTCGGCGTCGGTCCGTCGGGCACCCAGCAGGTGGTTGCGGTCGTCGAGACCGTCCCCGCTGCCCGCCGACCGGGCCTCGCCGACGCCGCGGTCACCGAGGCCGTCCGGGCCGCGGCCGGGGTCCCGATCGCCGCCGTCCTGGTCGTCCCGGTGCTGCCCACCGACATCCGCCACAACTCCAAGGTCGACCGCGCACGGCTGTCGCGCTGGGCCTCGTCGGTGCTGTCCGGCGGGCGGATGGCCCGACCGTGA
- a CDS encoding NAD-dependent epimerase/dehydratase family protein, whose product MKVLVTGASGFLGRAVAAAVRDAGHDVRTFQRRPSGVDGVEDVLGTMTDPDAIRTAVVGVEAVVHLAAKVSLAGDPADFERVNVDGTRDLLAAARAAGVARVVFVSSPSVAHTGTSIAGGGAAPAAPDAVHGDYARTKAAAELLALAADAPGFAVVAVRPHLVWGPGDEQLVGRIVDRARHGRLPLLDSGAALIDSCYVDNAASAMVAALHRAEAVHGNVYVVTNGEPRPVGELLAGICTASGVPVPRTHVPAGFARVAGSAVESVWRVRPGTDEPPMTRFLAEQLSTAHWFDQRRTRRDLEWEPTVSIDEGFRALAEAR is encoded by the coding sequence GTGAAGGTCCTGGTCACCGGCGCGAGCGGCTTCCTCGGCCGCGCGGTCGCCGCAGCCGTCCGTGACGCCGGGCACGACGTGCGCACGTTCCAGCGTCGGCCGTCCGGGGTCGACGGGGTCGAGGACGTCCTCGGCACCATGACGGACCCGGACGCGATCCGGACCGCGGTCGTGGGGGTCGAGGCCGTCGTGCACCTGGCCGCCAAGGTGTCGCTCGCCGGCGACCCTGCGGACTTCGAGCGCGTCAACGTCGACGGCACGCGGGACCTGCTCGCGGCCGCACGCGCAGCCGGGGTCGCACGCGTCGTGTTCGTCTCGTCGCCGTCGGTCGCCCACACCGGGACGTCCATCGCCGGCGGCGGCGCGGCGCCCGCCGCGCCGGACGCCGTGCACGGCGACTACGCCCGGACGAAGGCCGCCGCCGAACTGCTCGCCCTCGCGGCCGACGCACCCGGCTTCGCGGTCGTCGCCGTCCGGCCGCACCTCGTCTGGGGTCCCGGCGACGAACAGCTCGTCGGCCGCATCGTCGACCGCGCCCGACACGGCCGCCTGCCGCTGCTCGACTCGGGCGCCGCGCTCATCGACTCCTGCTACGTCGACAACGCCGCGTCCGCGATGGTGGCGGCACTCCACCGCGCCGAGGCCGTGCACGGCAACGTCTACGTCGTGACGAACGGGGAACCGCGCCCCGTCGGCGAGCTGCTGGCGGGCATCTGCACCGCGTCCGGGGTGCCGGTCCCGCGGACGCACGTCCCAGCCGGGTTCGCGCGGGTCGCCGGGTCGGCGGTCGAGTCCGTGTGGCGGGTGCGCCCGGGGACCGACGAGCCGCCGATGACCCGGTTCCTGGCGGAGCAGCTGTCGACGGCGCACTGGTTCGACCAGCGTCGCACGCGGCGGGACCTGGAGTGGGAGCCGACGGTCTCGATCGACGAGGGGTTCCGGGCGCTGGCGGAGGCTCGCTGA
- a CDS encoding LysR family transcriptional regulator — translation MTLTQLRAFLVITTAGSFSAAAVQLGMAQPSVSELVRRLEESYGVRLFTRGGRRLVLTSAGEALLPHARRAVEAADDADRTLRDLTSLQGGVATFGLLRNANYYFLSRLLERFHSRYPDVRLRVIGLNSVEVADAVTAGDLEAGLVVLPIDADGLEVTPLRRDDVLYASADPARTARPATIEGLAAADLILYDAHYGWRDPTRRQLAERAQFAGVTLSARIEVEHVDSALDLVARGAGDTIVSRAVAEAPTFPAGVHTVPFAEPLYDTIALVRRRDVPLSPATREIARLARRMLLER, via the coding sequence GTGACTCTGACCCAGCTACGGGCATTCCTCGTCATCACGACGGCGGGCTCGTTCTCCGCTGCCGCCGTTCAACTCGGCATGGCGCAGCCGTCCGTGTCGGAGCTGGTCCGACGGCTCGAGGAGTCCTACGGTGTGCGGTTGTTCACCCGCGGTGGTCGCCGCCTCGTGTTGACGAGTGCCGGCGAAGCGCTCCTCCCCCACGCGCGCCGGGCGGTCGAGGCAGCCGACGACGCCGACCGGACGCTCCGGGACCTCACGAGCCTCCAGGGCGGTGTCGCCACCTTCGGTCTCCTGCGCAATGCGAACTACTACTTCCTGTCCCGCCTGCTCGAACGGTTCCACTCCCGCTACCCGGATGTCCGGCTCCGCGTGATCGGCCTGAACTCGGTCGAGGTCGCCGACGCCGTCACCGCCGGGGACCTCGAAGCCGGGCTCGTCGTCCTGCCGATCGACGCCGACGGGCTCGAGGTGACGCCGCTCCGCCGCGACGACGTCCTCTACGCCTCGGCGGACCCGGCGCGGACCGCGCGACCGGCGACGATCGAGGGCCTCGCGGCCGCGGACCTCATCCTGTACGACGCCCACTACGGGTGGCGCGATCCGACCCGGCGGCAGCTCGCCGAGCGGGCGCAGTTCGCCGGGGTGACGCTCTCCGCTCGGATCGAGGTCGAGCACGTCGACTCGGCGCTCGACCTCGTCGCACGGGGCGCCGGTGACACGATCGTCTCGCGGGCCGTCGCCGAGGCCCCGACCTTCCCGGCCGGCGTCCACACCGTGCCGTTCGCGGAGCCGCTGTACGACACGATCGCCCTCGTCCGACGGCGAGACGTCCCGCTCTCCCCCGCGACCCGCGAGATCGCACGGCTCGCGCGCCGGATGCTCCTCGAGCGCTGA
- the hisD gene encoding histidinol dehydrogenase → MSLPFVAGRVVFMKLSPRFVADNADRFSFLKAPAVDAPEAQRDPAVAERVAGMLAEIQRDGFEAVQRYARELDHAEVVELSAAELAATGDRLTPELRAAIELGAARTQQFARLQREHLVDFSAELVPGLTVGQRYVPVGSVGAYLPAGRFPLTASAFMSVGVAKAAGVPTVVACTPPQPDGGVNAAVAYAAYVSGVDRLFVVGGVQALAAMAFGLLGAAPVDMIVGAGNAFVAEAKRQLFGAVAIDLLAGPSEVAVIADETADPELVAADLLGQAEHGPNSPAALVTTSRTLGEAVIAEVERQLPTLSTNEICGPAWRDHGSVVLVGDRESAAAVMDEYAPEHLEVQTADDAWYHDRLTNYGSLFIGTWSTVAYSDKGMAGTNHTLPTAGGAKHSSGLSVSRFLKPLTYQHIAREATPELADAVDVISASEGMSAHRATATLRTERLTRSTTPEPDHTTRK, encoded by the coding sequence TTGTCCTTGCCGTTCGTCGCGGGCAGGGTCGTCTTCATGAAGCTCAGCCCTCGTTTCGTGGCGGACAACGCCGACCGGTTCTCGTTCCTGAAGGCCCCGGCCGTGGACGCTCCCGAGGCCCAGCGCGACCCCGCCGTCGCCGAACGGGTCGCCGGGATGCTCGCCGAGATCCAGCGCGACGGCTTCGAGGCCGTCCAGCGGTACGCCCGCGAGCTCGACCACGCCGAGGTCGTCGAGCTGAGCGCCGCGGAACTCGCCGCGACGGGCGACCGGCTCACCCCGGAGCTCCGCGCGGCCATCGAGCTCGGTGCCGCACGCACGCAGCAGTTCGCCCGCCTGCAGCGCGAGCACCTCGTCGACTTCTCCGCAGAACTCGTCCCCGGGCTCACCGTGGGACAGCGCTACGTCCCGGTCGGCAGTGTCGGCGCGTACCTGCCGGCCGGGCGCTTCCCGCTCACGGCGAGCGCGTTCATGAGCGTCGGCGTCGCGAAGGCCGCGGGTGTCCCGACCGTCGTGGCCTGCACCCCGCCGCAGCCCGACGGCGGCGTGAACGCGGCCGTCGCGTACGCGGCGTACGTGTCCGGCGTCGACCGGCTGTTCGTCGTCGGTGGCGTCCAGGCCCTCGCGGCCATGGCGTTCGGCCTGCTCGGTGCGGCACCCGTCGACATGATCGTCGGTGCCGGGAACGCCTTCGTCGCCGAGGCGAAGCGCCAGCTGTTCGGTGCCGTCGCCATCGACCTGCTGGCCGGGCCGTCCGAGGTCGCCGTGATCGCGGACGAGACCGCCGACCCGGAGCTCGTGGCCGCCGACCTGCTCGGTCAGGCGGAGCACGGCCCGAACTCGCCGGCGGCGCTCGTCACCACCTCCCGCACCCTCGGCGAGGCTGTCATCGCGGAGGTCGAGCGGCAGCTGCCGACCCTGTCCACGAACGAGATCTGCGGACCCGCCTGGCGCGACCACGGCTCGGTCGTGCTCGTCGGGGACCGCGAGTCCGCCGCCGCGGTCATGGACGAGTACGCCCCGGAACACCTCGAGGTGCAGACCGCCGACGACGCCTGGTACCACGACCGCCTCACGAACTACGGCTCGCTGTTCATCGGCACGTGGAGCACCGTGGCCTACTCCGACAAGGGCATGGCGGGCACGAACCACACCCTCCCCACCGCGGGTGGCGCGAAGCACAGCTCCGGCCTGTCGGTGTCCCGGTTCCTCAAGCCGCTCACGTACCAGCACATCGCCCGCGAGGCCACCCCCGAGCTGGCGGACGCCGTCGACGTCATCTCGGCGAGCGAGGGCATGTCCGCGCACCGTGCCACCGCCACCCTGCGGACCGAGCGGCTCACGCGCTCCACCACCCCCGAACCCGACCACACGACCCGGAAGTGA